A genomic region of Coriobacteriaceae bacterium contains the following coding sequences:
- a CDS encoding manganese efflux pump MntP family protein: MGFVEIFLIGIGLSMDAFAVSVCKGLGMHRVNYTHALVIALFFGVFQGLMPVIGWLVGSAFAIYVTTVDHWIAFALLAFVGGKMLWDAFHDEGEEEEDETSTQKLDLRELFMLAIATSIDALAVGISFSFLQIDIVAAALIIGCTTFVLSLVGVVVGNRFGARFEKPSQIAGGIVLIAIGLKILLEHLGLVAF; the protein is encoded by the coding sequence GTGGGATTCGTTGAGATATTCCTCATTGGCATCGGCCTGTCGATGGACGCGTTTGCGGTGTCCGTCTGCAAGGGCCTGGGCATGCATCGCGTCAACTACACCCATGCGCTCGTCATCGCGCTGTTCTTCGGCGTCTTCCAGGGTCTCATGCCGGTCATCGGTTGGCTGGTGGGAAGCGCGTTTGCCATCTACGTTACGACGGTTGACCATTGGATTGCCTTCGCCCTGCTCGCTTTCGTCGGTGGAAAGATGCTCTGGGATGCCTTCCATGACGAGGGCGAGGAAGAGGAGGACGAAACCTCCACGCAGAAGCTCGACCTGCGTGAGCTCTTCATGCTCGCCATCGCCACGAGCATCGACGCGCTGGCCGTCGGCATCAGCTTCTCGTTTCTGCAGATCGACATCGTGGCGGCCGCGCTCATCATCGGCTGCACGACCTTCGTCCTCTCGCTCGTCGGCGTCGTCGTGGGCAACCGCTTCGGTGCGCGCTTCGAGAAGCCGTCGCAGATCGCGGGCGGTATCGTGCTCATCGCCATCGGCCTCAAGATACTCCTCGAACATCTGGGTCTCGTCGCGTTTTAG
- a CDS encoding aminopeptidase, translated as MERENAWKSYSDKDLDKLEKLSTDYIEFISENKTERECVNASIAMAEKAGYKSLAKAIKKQRKLKAGDKVYAQTHGKALILAVLGTDPLEDGFNILGAHIDSPRLDAKQNPLYENTDIALLDTHYYGGIKKYQWVTLPLAIHGVIALKAGESIEVRVGEDPSDPVFCISDLLPHLGQKQMEKNAKEVIDAEDLDVIVGSRPLLFEKDKLNDDSPAWEKVAEKEPIKASVLKYLAEYYGIEEEDFLSAELEIVPAGRAREMGFDRSMVIGYGQDDRVCAYTSLVAQLAIENPKRTAVTVLVDKEEIGSVGATGMESLFFENTIAEIMELAGEGGQLKLRRALGACKMLSSDVSAALDPCYASVFEPKNAAYMGRGLVFNKYTGARGKSGSNDTSAEFVAEVRKVMDDAGVAFQTAELGRVDIGGGGTIAYIPAKYDMDVIDSGVAVLSMHAPWEITSKADIYEARKGYEAFLKNA; from the coding sequence ATGGAACGCGAGAACGCATGGAAGAGCTATAGCGACAAGGACCTCGACAAACTCGAAAAACTCAGCACCGACTACATCGAGTTCATCTCGGAGAATAAGACCGAGCGCGAGTGCGTGAACGCCTCGATCGCCATGGCGGAAAAGGCTGGGTACAAGTCGCTTGCCAAGGCCATCAAGAAGCAGCGCAAGCTCAAGGCCGGTGACAAGGTCTACGCCCAGACCCATGGCAAGGCCCTCATCCTGGCGGTGCTCGGCACCGACCCGCTCGAGGACGGCTTCAACATCCTGGGCGCCCACATCGACTCGCCGCGCCTCGACGCCAAGCAAAACCCGCTCTACGAGAACACCGACATTGCGCTACTCGACACGCATTATTACGGCGGCATCAAGAAGTACCAGTGGGTCACGCTCCCGCTCGCCATCCACGGCGTCATCGCCCTCAAGGCAGGCGAGTCCATCGAGGTCCGCGTGGGCGAGGACCCGTCCGACCCCGTGTTCTGCATCTCAGACCTGCTTCCCCACCTGGGCCAAAAGCAGATGGAGAAGAACGCCAAGGAGGTCATCGATGCCGAGGACCTCGACGTGATCGTAGGCAGCAGGCCGCTCCTGTTCGAGAAGGACAAGCTCAACGACGATTCGCCCGCATGGGAGAAGGTCGCCGAGAAGGAGCCGATCAAGGCTTCCGTGCTCAAGTACCTCGCCGAGTACTACGGCATCGAGGAAGAGGACTTCCTCTCCGCCGAGCTCGAGATAGTGCCGGCTGGTCGCGCGCGCGAGATGGGCTTCGACCGCTCCATGGTGATCGGCTACGGCCAGGACGACCGCGTCTGTGCCTACACGTCGCTCGTCGCCCAGCTCGCCATCGAGAATCCCAAGCGCACCGCCGTCACCGTGCTGGTCGACAAGGAGGAGATCGGCTCCGTGGGTGCCACGGGCATGGAGTCGCTGTTCTTCGAGAACACCATCGCCGAGATCATGGAGCTCGCCGGCGAGGGCGGACAGCTCAAGCTGCGTCGCGCGCTCGGCGCATGCAAAATGCTGTCCTCCGACGTCTCCGCCGCGCTCGACCCTTGCTATGCGAGCGTCTTCGAGCCCAAGAACGCCGCATACATGGGCCGTGGCCTCGTCTTCAACAAGTACACGGGAGCGCGCGGCAAGAGCGGCAGCAACGACACGTCGGCCGAGTTCGTCGCTGAGGTGCGCAAGGTCATGGACGATGCCGGCGTCGCGTTCCAGACCGCCGAGCTCGGCCGTGTCGACATCGGCGGCGGCGGCACGATCGCCTACATCCCGGCCAAGTACGACATGGACGTCATCGACAGTGGCGTGGCCGTGCTCTCGATGCACGCTCCCTGGGAGATCACGAGCAAGGCCGACATCTACGAGGCCCGCAAGGGCTACGAGGCGTTCCTGAAGAACGCATAG
- a CDS encoding ATP-binding protein — MIPRPDYIEQLDRWRDRDLIKVVTGVRRCGKSTLLQLYAEHLQAEGVDSDQIIVINLEQLEYEHLLDYHKLHDEVLARAKPGKMNYVFIDEVQNVPEFQRAVDSLYTRDNLDLYITGSNALMLRGTLATLLSGRYVEVSMLPLSFKEFCGASDASTSRQRLYDRYISTGGMPGAFTQTDGSLSLYDYLEGILSTVLFKDVAQRLNIANTQGLDALATYLFDNVGNLTSAKAISDFITSQGIRISPNTVSEYISGLVDSYIFYPAKRFDLRGKRLLKLQEKYYGVDMGMRRMVLSGRIRDTGRILENVVFLELKRRYKNVYIGKVGNAEVDFVVESAEGYAYYQVAETVSSSATLKRELQALRSVQDDYPKYLITMDDTDEVSHQGISQVYALDWLLGCVA, encoded by the coding sequence ATGATTCCACGGCCTGACTACATCGAACAGCTCGATAGATGGCGCGACCGCGACCTTATCAAGGTCGTCACGGGTGTGAGACGCTGCGGCAAATCAACGCTGCTCCAGCTCTATGCGGAGCACCTTCAGGCCGAGGGAGTGGATTCGGATCAAATCATCGTCATCAATCTCGAGCAGTTGGAATACGAGCATCTTCTCGACTATCACAAGCTACACGATGAGGTGCTTGCTCGTGCAAAACCGGGGAAAATGAACTATGTGTTCATAGACGAGGTGCAAAACGTCCCCGAGTTCCAGCGCGCGGTCGACAGCCTTTATACGCGCGACAATCTTGACCTGTATATCACGGGCTCGAACGCTCTCATGCTTCGGGGTACGCTGGCCACCCTGCTTTCTGGGCGCTATGTGGAAGTGTCGATGCTCCCTCTTTCGTTCAAGGAGTTCTGTGGTGCATCGGATGCAAGCACGTCTCGGCAAAGGCTCTACGATCGATACATCTCCACGGGAGGGATGCCAGGTGCGTTCACGCAGACAGATGGTTCTTTGAGCCTGTACGATTACCTTGAGGGTATCTTGAGCACCGTGCTTTTCAAGGACGTGGCGCAGCGCCTGAACATCGCCAATACGCAAGGCCTCGATGCTCTTGCCACCTATTTGTTCGACAACGTGGGAAACCTTACTTCTGCCAAGGCCATAAGCGATTTCATCACTTCGCAGGGAATCAGAATCTCGCCGAACACTGTGTCTGAATACATTTCGGGACTTGTCGACAGCTATATCTTTTATCCGGCAAAGCGCTTTGACCTCCGAGGAAAGCGCCTCCTGAAATTGCAGGAGAAATATTACGGCGTCGATATGGGCATGCGACGTATGGTGCTTTCCGGCCGCATACGAGATACGGGCAGAATCCTTGAGAATGTGGTCTTTCTCGAGCTCAAGCGCCGCTACAAAAACGTGTATATCGGCAAGGTCGGCAATGCGGAAGTCGATTTCGTAGTCGAGAGCGCCGAGGGATATGCCTACTACCAAGTGGCGGAGACGGTATCCTCATCTGCAACGTTGAAGCGCGAGCTGCAGGCGCTTCGCTCAGTCCAAGACGATTATCCGAAATACCTTATAACTATGGACGATACCGACGAGGTGTCGCACCAGGGCATCAGCCAAGTCTACGCTCTTGATTGGCTGCTGGGTTGCGTAGCGTAG